Proteins co-encoded in one Nonlabens agnitus genomic window:
- a CDS encoding DNA helicase PriA, with protein sequence MNPKATSISERKKSCVNCGAELTYEPGTDTITCDYCGHVEQIDQEVQPFQELELLKYLESMGAQSHSMELTMLQCNNCGATQHIEDNYKSLHCVYCTMPLIIEDQYTEEWILPGAVLPFSFKVDKAHQIFKTWVDGLWWAPNNLQRASLSPEYTKGLYVPYWTFDAQLASSYSGQRGDYYYVTVTRGSGKNKRTVQERRTRWSNASGNVSGFVDDTLVKATNNQKIKIPNAIASWKLSDLKTFDTRYLAGYVTEKYTIPLKDGHLVATDKAEEIAKNWIRRDIGGDEQRITSMNMDLTQETFKHILLPLYISSYNYNGKRYNFYVNGQTGAIHGDRPYSFWKIFLAVLAGLILIAVIAYVVNLQ encoded by the coding sequence TTGCGGTCATGTGGAGCAAATCGATCAAGAAGTTCAGCCGTTTCAGGAACTAGAGTTGTTGAAATATCTAGAATCCATGGGTGCGCAGTCGCACTCTATGGAATTGACCATGTTGCAATGCAATAACTGTGGCGCTACTCAGCATATCGAGGACAATTACAAATCATTGCATTGTGTGTATTGCACGATGCCATTGATCATAGAAGACCAGTATACTGAGGAATGGATCCTGCCAGGAGCTGTGCTGCCATTTTCCTTTAAGGTAGACAAGGCACACCAGATTTTCAAAACGTGGGTCGATGGTTTGTGGTGGGCGCCCAACAATCTGCAACGCGCCAGTTTAAGTCCAGAGTACACAAAAGGTTTGTACGTTCCCTATTGGACCTTTGACGCACAGCTCGCGTCCAGTTATTCTGGACAGCGAGGTGATTATTATTATGTCACCGTGACGCGTGGGTCTGGAAAGAACAAACGCACGGTTCAAGAACGTCGTACGAGATGGTCTAATGCATCAGGAAATGTGAGTGGTTTTGTGGACGACACGCTGGTTAAAGCGACAAACAATCAGAAAATAAAAATACCTAATGCTATCGCCAGCTGGAAATTGAGTGACCTCAAAACCTTTGATACTCGATACCTGGCAGGCTATGTCACTGAAAAGTACACGATCCCTTTAAAGGACGGCCATTTAGTAGCTACCGATAAAGCAGAGGAAATTGCCAAAAACTGGATACGCCGCGACATAGGTGGTGACGAGCAACGCATCACCAGCATGAATATGGATCTTACACAGGAAACGTTCAAGCACATTTTACTGCCGCTTTATATTAGTTCCTATAATTACAACGGCAAGCGTTACAATTTTTATGTCAACGGCCAGACCGGTGCGATTCACGGCGATCGACCTTACTCGTTTTGGAAGATATTCTTGGCGGTTTTGGCAGGGTTGATCCTGATTGCCGTCATCGCTTATGTTGTGAATTTGCAATAA